The DNA sequence CTCGCCGTCGGTGATGATCACGATGTCGGCGCGGCGCAGCCGCTTGTGCTCGACAAGCTCCATCGCGGCGTCGAGCGGCTGCTGAAAGTCGGTGCCACCGCCCGGAAAATACTCCGCAAGCTCCATCACCTTCCCGAGTTCCGGCTGGTAGCGGCGCTCCCGGTTGAGATCGAGCACCTTCAGGCTGCCAGGACCCGAGGAAAACAGCACCACGCGAAAGAGCCGCCGCTGCCGCCGCGCGATATCCATCAGGGTAAGGCTCACCGCCTTGGCCCACAGCTCCTTGTCGCCCTCCATCGAGGAGCTTACGTCGATGCACACGACCATCGGGCCCTTGCCCTTCTGCTCCTCGTCGCGCAGGCGGTACTGGAGCAGCTCGCCCTCGAGCAGACGGCGGCCGAAGTCGCGCTTGAGCGCCGGATGATGCATCGCGAGCAGCTCGGCCGGGATCATCCGGCCGAGCTCGGCGCCGCGCTCGATGTCGTAGGCCTCGGCCGCGCCGCGCTCCATCGTCTTGCGCCTGAGCGCCCGCGCGTCCTGCTTGAAGCGGCCGACTAGGCGCGCTAGCTCGCCGAGTTTGCGGTTGCGCGCGAGGTGACGGCCGAGCTCCAGCCGCTCGCCGGCCGAGAGCCGCCCGCCCTGACCGAACTCGAGGCTGAAGTCATGACTGTCCTGCGCGACCCGGTCGATCTCCTGCGCGAGCCCGATGGTCTTCGCTTCCAGCCGGCGCAGCTCGCTATGGTCGGCATGCCCGATTTGTTCGCTCACCTGCCGCGCCTTCTGATTGAGCCGCGCCTCGGAAACCTGGGCCGCGCGCGCAGCGGCCTCTTTCAGCTTTTCGAGCTTTTTCTTCAGCTCCCCGTCCGCCGCCTCTTCACCTTCGGCCGGTGCGGCCGCCTCGGTTATCGCCTTGAGCTCGTCGGCGCGCTGGGCGAGATCCTCTTCCTGGTGATCGAGGTCCCAGAGGTCAAGGAGTTCGCGGCGATTCAGCAGACGCTCGGAGCGCACCAGTTCAAGCGCCTGCTCGGCGAGCGCCAGCGCCGCGATGGCGGCTTTGTCTTCCTCGAGCATAGTCCGGCTCTTGAGCACCTCGAAGGCGGGCGAGGCGACGAGGCGCTCGAGGATAGTGCGGTTGAGGATCGCGCTCTTGCGCACGGCGTCGGGCTTGAGCCAAACGAGATTGTATTTGAACAGTGCGGAGAACAGATCGGCGAGCAGCGCGTCGAAGTGCGGAATGAGCCGGCGGCCGGCCTCGACCAACTCGCTGATCGCGCCCGCGCCGAGCCCGATATCGCTCCACGCGCGGCGATCGTAGCTGTCGCTTTCGATCCAGGCGCCGCCGGCCGGTACGACCGGAATGTACAAGCGCCGCGGTTTGGCTGCCTTTTTCGCCATCGCTGGTATTGGCTGCGCCGCAGGCGCGCCTTCCTGGAGAGCGTATCGATGATGAGCCTAGCAGGAGCTCGGACTGTGTTAAAATGACCAGACGGGCAGCCCTTGCGCGGGTCCTTTGCACGAACCAAAATCGTCGCAGAGCATCGGCTGCCGATCGGTCAGGGTTGACGAGGGTCCGCTCGAAGAGGGTATCCGGCGACGGGTCGTTGACGGGATGGAAACTCCAGCATCACAGGGCGAATTATCCCAGCGCCAACATGCAGTGCTGC is a window from the Candidatus Binataceae bacterium genome containing:
- a CDS encoding VWA domain-containing protein — translated: MAKKAAKPRRLYIPVVPAGGAWIESDSYDRRAWSDIGLGAGAISELVEAGRRLIPHFDALLADLFSALFKYNLVWLKPDAVRKSAILNRTILERLVASPAFEVLKSRTMLEEDKAAIAALALAEQALELVRSERLLNRRELLDLWDLDHQEEDLAQRADELKAITEAAAPAEGEEAADGELKKKLEKLKEAAARAAQVSEARLNQKARQVSEQIGHADHSELRRLEAKTIGLAQEIDRVAQDSHDFSLEFGQGGRLSAGERLELGRHLARNRKLGELARLVGRFKQDARALRRKTMERGAAEAYDIERGAELGRMIPAELLAMHHPALKRDFGRRLLEGELLQYRLRDEEQKGKGPMVVCIDVSSSMEGDKELWAKAVSLTLMDIARRQRRLFRVVLFSSGPGSLKVLDLNRERRYQPELGKVMELAEYFPGGGTDFQQPLDAAMELVEHKRLRRADIVIITDGESQVAPEWLAGLRRRKEELQFSIFAVLVDVGSSELSTLAQMSDRVTSVKKLSAEGTREIFLKI